In Phaeobacter piscinae, one genomic interval encodes:
- a CDS encoding sarcosine oxidase subunit delta: MLILECPYCGVKAEETELAAGGEAHLKRFGPGSSDEEFHDYLFMRENPKGVHFERWRHANGCGKWFHAARCTTTLEVFGTYSAQTYEPPQEILDAVTAKRPGWTWRDLK, translated from the coding sequence ATGCTGATCCTTGAATGCCCATATTGCGGCGTCAAAGCCGAAGAAACCGAACTGGCCGCAGGTGGCGAGGCGCATCTGAAGCGTTTTGGCCCCGGTTCGTCAGATGAAGAGTTTCATGACTATCTGTTCATGCGCGAAAACCCCAAGGGTGTGCATTTTGAACGCTGGCGCCATGCCAATGGCTGCGGCAAGTGGTTCCATGCCGCCCGCTGCACCACCACGCTTGAGGTCTTTGGCACCTATTCGGCTCAGACCTATGAGCCGCCGCAGGAGATCCTGGATGCGGTCACGGCCAAACGCCCCGGTTGGACATGGCGGGATCTGAAATGA
- the dusA gene encoding tRNA dihydrouridine(20/20a) synthase DusA, translated as MMDWTDRHCRYLHRLLSKEALLYTEMVTAPALVRGGALHLLDHSVQEHPVALQLGGSDPVELAEAARLGAEAGYDEINLNCGCPSDRVQSGAFGAVLMKSPDLVAECVAAMRAKVDVEVTVKCRIGVDDQDPQEVLPGFLGRIAAAGCERVTIHARKAWLKGLSPKENRDIPPLDYDIVHQMKAEFPQLHISLNGGVASLDEALPHLERGLDGVMIGRAAYHQPADILSQADPLIYGTGSATDPVAVVGQMLTYIDDQMVQGARLHQITRHMLGLFAGRPGARNWRRVLSEGASRPGADTRLVETALEQVTGIAA; from the coding sequence ATGATGGATTGGACCGATCGCCATTGCCGCTATCTGCACCGGCTGCTGAGCAAAGAGGCGTTGCTTTATACGGAAATGGTAACGGCGCCTGCTTTGGTGCGGGGGGGCGCGTTGCATTTGCTGGATCATTCTGTGCAGGAGCATCCCGTTGCGCTGCAACTGGGGGGATCGGACCCGGTTGAGCTGGCGGAGGCGGCGCGTTTGGGGGCAGAGGCGGGCTATGATGAGATCAATCTCAACTGCGGCTGCCCCAGTGACCGGGTACAGTCCGGCGCCTTCGGCGCGGTGCTGATGAAATCGCCGGATCTGGTGGCAGAATGTGTCGCGGCCATGCGGGCCAAGGTGGATGTCGAGGTCACTGTAAAGTGCCGCATTGGCGTCGATGATCAGGACCCACAGGAGGTTTTGCCGGGGTTTCTGGGGCGCATCGCGGCGGCAGGCTGTGAACGGGTAACGATTCATGCGCGCAAAGCTTGGCTGAAAGGGCTCAGCCCCAAGGAAAACCGCGACATTCCGCCGTTGGATTATGACATCGTGCATCAGATGAAGGCGGAGTTTCCGCAGCTGCATATCTCGCTCAACGGGGGCGTGGCCAGTCTGGATGAGGCGCTGCCGCATCTGGAGCGTGGGCTTGATGGGGTGATGATTGGCCGTGCGGCCTATCACCAGCCCGCCGATATCCTGTCGCAGGCGGATCCGCTGATTTATGGCACCGGCAGTGCCACGGATCCGGTCGCCGTTGTGGGGCAGATGCTGACCTATATCGACGATCAGATGGTGCAGGGGGCCCGGTTGCATCAGATCACCCGGCATATGCTGGGGCTGTTTGCAGGGCGGCCCGGTGCGCGCAACTGGCGGCGGGTATTGTCAGAGGGCGCAAGTCGGCCGGGAGCGGACACCCGATTGGTGGAAACCGCGCTGGAGCAGGTGACCGGGATCGCGGCCTGA
- the ccmI gene encoding c-type cytochrome biogenesis protein CcmI has translation MTFWIVISLITLATATLLSLVLLRGRDSGEPAAAYDLQVYRQQLRDVDKDLARGVLQASDAERIRTEISRRILSADAQVQAAASGHTQPRTLTSAAAIALIGLVCGGTYLIYANLGAPGYSDLGLQLRIDAAAERAATRPTQAEAEADAPERPARVVEPGYATLVDQLRDTASKRVDDAQGQALLAQHEANLGNFAAAAKAKANYIRIMSGDVEARDFGELAELQIMAAGGYVSPEAEDALRTTLTLDRFDGGARYYWGLMMAQIGRPDVAYEVWSETLAMGPEGAPWVTAISAQIEDIAYRAGVEYTPITPGSVPAPGRAPSAPATGPSADDIAAAEDMSAEDRQQMIRGMVEGLSDRLATTGGTPQEWAQLIGALSVLQQTDRAQAIYAEAQEVFAEVPEALATITAAAKQAGLTQ, from the coding sequence ATGACCTTCTGGATCGTTATCAGCCTCATCACGCTGGCCACCGCCACGCTGCTGTCCCTTGTGCTGCTGCGCGGACGCGACAGCGGCGAGCCGGCCGCCGCCTATGACCTGCAGGTCTACCGACAGCAACTGCGCGATGTGGACAAGGATCTGGCGCGCGGGGTCCTGCAGGCCAGCGATGCCGAGCGTATCCGCACCGAGATCTCCCGCCGCATCCTGAGCGCCGACGCTCAGGTCCAGGCCGCCGCCAGCGGCCACACCCAGCCCCGCACCCTGACCAGCGCTGCCGCCATCGCGCTGATCGGCCTGGTCTGCGGTGGCACCTACCTGATCTATGCCAATCTCGGCGCGCCGGGCTACAGCGACCTTGGCCTGCAACTGCGCATCGACGCCGCCGCGGAACGCGCCGCCACCCGTCCCACGCAGGCTGAGGCGGAGGCCGACGCACCGGAACGCCCGGCCCGCGTGGTAGAGCCGGGTTACGCCACGCTGGTCGATCAGCTGCGCGACACCGCCAGCAAACGCGTTGACGACGCGCAGGGTCAGGCGCTGCTGGCCCAGCATGAGGCCAACCTCGGCAATTTCGCCGCCGCTGCCAAAGCCAAGGCAAACTACATCCGCATCATGTCCGGTGATGTGGAGGCCCGCGATTTCGGCGAGCTGGCAGAGCTGCAGATCATGGCCGCCGGCGGCTATGTCTCCCCGGAGGCGGAGGACGCCCTGCGCACCACGCTGACGCTCGACCGCTTTGACGGCGGCGCGCGCTATTACTGGGGGCTGATGATGGCCCAGATCGGCCGCCCGGATGTCGCCTATGAGGTCTGGAGCGAAACCCTCGCCATGGGACCGGAAGGCGCGCCCTGGGTCACCGCCATCAGCGCCCAGATTGAGGATATCGCCTATCGCGCCGGTGTTGAGTACACGCCGATCACCCCCGGCAGCGTGCCTGCACCGGGCCGCGCCCCCTCTGCCCCTGCGACAGGTCCCAGCGCCGACGATATCGCCGCCGCGGAAGACATGAGCGCCGAAGACCGCCAGCAGATGATCCGTGGCATGGTTGAGGGCCTCTCAGACCGGCTCGCCACCACCGGCGGCACGCCGCAGGAATGGGCGCAGCTGATCGGCGCCCTATCGGTGCTGCAACAGACCGATCGCGCGCAAGCCATCTACGCTGAGGCGCAAGAGGTCTTCGCCGAGGTGCCCGAGGCCCTTGCCACCATCACCGCCGCCGCCAAACAGGCAGGACTGACGCAATGA
- a CDS encoding molybdopterin-dependent oxidoreductase produces MPGAAVCDRLGPDQGCAWPQGHDCSTDRTGKRIDAMKHWHLHIAALLAAVTLFCGLPSGAVQASQSDAAVLTVAIKPANGGDMQRHEFSMEELRSLPVAQFDTRTIWTSGEQAFTGVSLAALLAHVGVADGQSGVVVARAINDYAVEIPVSDATSGGPMVAYERNGSSMSVRDKGPLWIVYPYDSDPTYRTEAVYSRSIWQLEEITVGQ; encoded by the coding sequence ATGCCCGGCGCGGCGGTTTGTGACAGGTTGGGACCAGATCAAGGATGTGCATGGCCGCAGGGACACGATTGTTCAACGGATCGCACGGGCAAAAGGATTGACGCTATGAAACACTGGCACCTTCACATTGCAGCACTGCTCGCAGCTGTCACACTTTTTTGCGGTCTGCCATCCGGCGCCGTGCAGGCGTCCCAATCGGATGCGGCCGTGCTGACTGTGGCCATCAAACCTGCCAATGGCGGCGACATGCAGCGGCATGAATTCTCCATGGAGGAGCTGCGCAGCCTGCCGGTGGCCCAATTTGATACCCGGACCATCTGGACCTCGGGGGAGCAGGCCTTCACCGGGGTGAGCCTCGCTGCCTTGCTGGCCCATGTCGGCGTCGCCGACGGGCAGTCTGGTGTCGTCGTGGCCCGGGCGATCAATGATTACGCGGTTGAAATTCCCGTTTCTGACGCCACCAGCGGCGGCCCGATGGTTGCCTATGAACGAAACGGGTCGTCCATGTCGGTTCGCGACAAGGGGCCTTTGTGGATCGTCTACCCCTATGATAGTGACCCCACATATCGCACGGAGGCGGTTTATTCCCGCAGCATCTGGCAGCTTGAGGAGATCACAGTAGGCCAATGA
- a CDS encoding DUF2474 family protein gives MQGKPVKPRRECQSPQPEPGARRPMGRLMWFAAIWIASVAALGGVAYVIRWAVVP, from the coding sequence ATGCAGGGAAAGCCCGTGAAACCCCGTCGTGAGTGCCAGTCCCCCCAGCCCGAACCGGGCGCGCGGCGCCCTATGGGTCGACTGATGTGGTTCGCGGCGATCTGGATTGCCAGCGTCGCGGCCCTGGGCGGCGTGGCCTATGTCATCCGCTGGGCGGTGGTTCCCTGA
- the ruvX gene encoding Holliday junction resolvase RuvX: protein MIYDDFETFAAAVPNFTPIAGLDFGDKTVGVAISDRMGTVATPLETIRRKKFTLDAERLFEIVKTREVGALLLGLPRNMDGTEGPRCQKTRAFARNLAKLTELPIGFWDERLSTVAAERALLEADTSRKRRAEVIDHVAASYILQGALDRMRHIKAG from the coding sequence ATGATCTATGATGACTTTGAAACCTTCGCGGCGGCAGTCCCGAATTTCACCCCGATTGCCGGGCTGGATTTTGGCGATAAAACCGTGGGCGTCGCCATCTCGGACCGGATGGGCACCGTGGCGACACCGCTCGAAACCATCCGGCGCAAGAAATTCACGCTGGATGCAGAACGCCTGTTTGAGATCGTCAAGACCCGCGAGGTTGGCGCGCTGCTGTTGGGCCTGCCCCGCAATATGGATGGTACCGAAGGCCCGCGCTGTCAGAAAACCCGCGCCTTTGCCCGCAATCTGGCCAAGCTGACAGAGCTGCCAATCGGCTTCTGGGACGAACGGCTCAGCACGGTTGCCGCCGAAAGAGCACTTTTGGAGGCGGATACGAGCAGAAAACGTCGCGCAGAGGTGATCGATCACGTCGCTGCGTCGTATATCCTGCAGGGGGCGCTCGACCGGATGCGCCATATCAAGGCAGGATAA
- a CDS encoding PAS domain-containing hybrid sensor histidine kinase/response regulator, whose translation MSRSVLITVGLVLALLAVQSVRLGREVLVRLEVLSTAATDSLQWTLSQAEIEQLKLENAILSARSVQDLSQVRREFDILYSRVATIRESRTFQSVREAPENAQILQRVMARIDRLITYIDGPDEALLSGLPKVSEILRENRDDLRVLALAGLSEHARATEEKRLNLFAILSRLAWVVLALCVALGLTALMLGRLYQRGKRLAERTRFAVARMRAMITSSLDAILVVGDDGRIQEVNGAAETIFGYSRGEAIGADMAGLIVPDHLRDAHEQGMQAYCAGCPPKVIGQGRVQLEAKRKSGEIFPVELSITASQSAEETVFVSYLRDISERIAAEEELTRTRDEALAGERAKADLLTVMSHEMRTPLTGILGASELLDGTSLSPEQREYLSAIRISGDRLMAHVNDVLQLSQLETGVDFEHQRIFNLSELVQELVDAHQNVARRGRNDLSLHCSLGAIDDVLGRPVALKKILISLIENALQYTSDGAVSVDVQRLGQSDTVEISIADTGAGIAEHDLDRIFEDFIRLDASYARSSDGTGLGLAITRRIVVALGGEISCESELGEGSLFTIALPLPASRTGGPASAVGGVPTPEQSGAQALGPAPQSANNRQRINGAGRILVVDDNEINRVLVERMLTSLGHHVVMASGGAEGVEAARAGCFDLIFMDISMPEVDGIDASRQIREQQLAEGTQIVALTAHVAARDHARILDAGLAEVVTKPVSRSTLAAVISRRMRSDRPCDTETTVASQLSASAPEPAATTGQTAGGAVSHSAANSPDQRSDIAQFLHALGMDRGARFLVGYCEEVGQFLSELRSAETLDPALRQEAHRLAGSAAVLGFADLREAFLGLEHAEIQHVPDLTALVQIWDQASQEIAECLPGKATG comes from the coding sequence GTGTCGCGCAGCGTCCTGATCACCGTGGGCTTGGTTCTTGCCTTGCTCGCGGTGCAGTCTGTTCGGCTGGGGCGCGAGGTGCTGGTACGCCTGGAGGTGCTCTCTACCGCCGCCACCGATAGCCTGCAGTGGACCCTGTCCCAGGCCGAAATTGAGCAGCTGAAGCTGGAGAATGCCATTCTGTCAGCGCGCAGTGTGCAGGATCTGTCGCAGGTGCGCCGTGAATTCGATATCCTCTACAGCCGCGTGGCCACCATCCGCGAAAGCCGGACCTTCCAATCCGTGCGGGAAGCGCCGGAAAATGCCCAAATTCTACAACGGGTCATGGCGCGGATCGACAGGTTGATCACCTACATTGACGGCCCGGATGAGGCGTTGCTGTCCGGCCTGCCAAAGGTAAGCGAGATTTTGCGGGAGAACCGAGATGACCTGCGGGTGTTGGCGCTGGCAGGGCTTTCTGAACATGCGCGCGCAACGGAAGAGAAACGCCTGAACCTCTTTGCGATCCTGTCCCGGCTGGCTTGGGTTGTGCTCGCGCTTTGCGTGGCACTGGGGCTGACCGCGTTGATGTTGGGGCGGCTCTATCAACGCGGCAAGCGCCTCGCCGAACGCACCCGCTTTGCGGTAGCAAGGATGCGCGCCATGATCACCTCTTCCCTGGATGCCATCTTGGTTGTCGGCGACGATGGGCGCATTCAAGAGGTGAACGGCGCGGCAGAGACGATTTTTGGCTACTCCAGAGGGGAAGCCATTGGCGCCGATATGGCGGGGCTGATTGTTCCTGACCACCTGCGGGATGCCCATGAGCAGGGCATGCAGGCCTACTGCGCTGGCTGCCCTCCCAAGGTTATCGGCCAAGGGCGGGTCCAACTGGAGGCCAAGCGCAAGTCAGGCGAGATCTTCCCGGTAGAGCTGTCGATCACCGCGAGCCAATCTGCCGAAGAAACCGTTTTTGTCAGCTATCTGCGTGATATCTCAGAGCGAATTGCCGCCGAGGAGGAGCTCACTCGCACCCGCGACGAGGCGCTGGCGGGCGAGCGGGCGAAAGCAGATCTTCTCACCGTGATGAGCCATGAAATGCGCACACCGCTGACCGGAATCCTTGGCGCGTCTGAATTGCTGGACGGCACCTCCCTGTCGCCGGAGCAGCGCGAGTACCTCTCGGCGATCCGCATCTCAGGCGACCGGCTGATGGCCCATGTCAATGACGTCCTGCAGTTGTCGCAGCTGGAAACCGGGGTCGACTTTGAGCATCAGCGCATTTTCAACCTCAGCGAATTGGTGCAGGAGTTGGTCGATGCCCATCAGAATGTTGCCAGACGTGGCCGCAACGATCTGAGTTTGCACTGTAGCCTCGGGGCCATAGACGATGTGCTTGGGCGCCCGGTGGCGTTGAAGAAGATTTTGATCAGCCTGATCGAGAACGCGTTGCAGTATACTTCGGATGGGGCGGTGTCGGTCGATGTCCAGCGGCTTGGACAGAGTGATACCGTCGAAATCAGCATCGCTGATACTGGAGCGGGTATTGCCGAACATGATCTGGATCGGATTTTTGAAGATTTCATCCGCCTCGACGCAAGTTACGCGCGCAGCAGCGATGGCACCGGGCTTGGCCTAGCGATTACCCGCCGGATTGTTGTGGCCCTTGGGGGGGAGATTTCTTGTGAGAGCGAGCTGGGGGAGGGCAGCCTTTTCACTATTGCGCTGCCGCTGCCAGCTTCCCGTACAGGTGGACCCGCCTCTGCTGTCGGGGGCGTTCCGACGCCCGAGCAGAGCGGGGCACAAGCTTTGGGGCCCGCCCCGCAGAGCGCCAACAACCGCCAGCGTATCAATGGCGCAGGGCGGATTCTCGTCGTAGACGATAATGAAATCAACCGGGTACTGGTGGAGCGGATGCTGACCAGTCTCGGCCATCATGTGGTGATGGCCTCTGGCGGCGCTGAGGGTGTTGAGGCCGCCCGGGCGGGCTGCTTTGATCTGATCTTCATGGACATCAGCATGCCCGAGGTCGACGGGATTGACGCCTCCCGCCAAATTCGAGAGCAGCAACTGGCCGAGGGTACACAGATCGTCGCCCTGACCGCCCATGTCGCCGCCCGAGATCACGCAAGGATACTTGACGCAGGGCTGGCTGAGGTGGTGACCAAACCAGTCAGCAGATCAACTCTTGCAGCGGTGATATCGCGCCGCATGCGCAGCGATCGGCCATGCGACACAGAGACCACTGTAGCGAGCCAGCTGTCAGCATCCGCACCGGAACCCGCCGCGACCACTGGTCAGACTGCGGGCGGGGCGGTGTCGCATTCAGCAGCCAATTCCCCTGATCAAAGATCTGATATTGCTCAATTTTTACATGCTCTTGGCATGGACCGCGGAGCACGATTCCTTGTCGGGTACTGCGAAGAAGTTGGACAGTTTCTGAGTGAATTGCGCAGCGCTGAAACCCTTGATCCGGCGTTGCGGCAGGAGGCGCATCGGCTGGCAGGATCGGCTGCAGTGCTTGGTTTCGCTGATCTGAGAGAGGCATTTTTGGGTCTCGAACATGCCGAAATACAGCATGTTCCGGACCTGACAGCATTGGTGCAAATATGGGACCAAGCCAGCCAAGAAATTGCAGAGTGCCTTCCGGGAAAGGCGACGGGCTAA
- a CDS encoding DUF1289 domain-containing protein, with protein sequence MSDEVWKRDEVQSPCIQICVVHPEARICTGCYRSIDEITRWSKMSNDERAELLEALPERAKELTKRRGGRSARLKRS encoded by the coding sequence ATGAGCGACGAGGTCTGGAAACGTGACGAGGTGCAATCGCCCTGCATCCAAATCTGTGTCGTCCACCCGGAGGCGCGGATCTGCACCGGCTGCTACCGCTCCATCGACGAGATCACCCGCTGGTCCAAGATGAGCAACGATGAACGGGCCGAGCTGCTGGAGGCCCTGCCCGAGCGCGCCAAGGAGCTGACCAAGCGCCGCGGCGGCCGCAGTGCCCGCCTAAAACGCAGCTAA
- a CDS encoding sarcosine oxidase subunit beta family protein: MKRYSAFAVAREALRYHTGWERAWRSPEPKRHYDVIIVGAGGHGLATAYFLGKNYGITNVAVLEKGWLGGGNTGRNTTIIRSNYLQDPSAAIYEKSRSLYETMSQDINYNVMFSPRGVIMLAQTEHEVRGYKRTAHANALQGVQTEWIEPARVKELVPIINLEGPRYPVLGGLWQERGGTARHDAVAWGYARACSNMGMDIIQQCEVTGVRNENGRVVGVDTTKGAIDCDKLGMVVAGNCSHLSEMAGFRLPVESVALQALVSEPIKPCMDVVVMANTVHGYMSQSDKGEMVIGGGTDGFNNYTQRGSFHHIEETVRALNETFPMVSRLKMLRQWGGIVDVTGDRSPLISKTPVGNIFVNAGWGTGGFKAIPGSGWAMAELMATGHSPLAEEFSMMRFKEGRFIDESVAAGVAH, from the coding sequence ATGAAACGTTATTCTGCCTTTGCTGTCGCGCGTGAGGCGCTGCGCTACCACACCGGATGGGAACGCGCCTGGCGCTCTCCCGAACCCAAACGCCACTATGATGTGATCATCGTCGGGGCCGGTGGCCATGGTCTGGCCACGGCTTATTTCCTTGGAAAAAACTACGGCATCACCAATGTCGCGGTTCTGGAAAAGGGCTGGTTGGGTGGCGGCAACACCGGGCGCAACACCACCATCATCCGCTCCAACTACCTGCAGGATCCCTCCGCCGCGATCTATGAGAAATCGCGTTCGCTCTATGAGACGATGAGCCAGGACATCAACTACAACGTGATGTTCAGCCCGCGCGGCGTGATCATGCTGGCGCAGACCGAGCATGAGGTGCGCGGCTACAAGCGTACCGCCCATGCCAATGCGCTGCAGGGCGTGCAGACCGAATGGATTGAGCCTGCGCGGGTGAAGGAACTGGTGCCGATCATCAACCTTGAAGGGCCGCGCTATCCGGTTCTGGGCGGGCTCTGGCAGGAGCGCGGTGGCACCGCGCGCCATGATGCGGTGGCCTGGGGCTATGCGCGGGCCTGTTCGAACATGGGCATGGACATCATCCAGCAGTGCGAAGTCACTGGTGTGCGTAATGAAAACGGCCGTGTCGTCGGTGTTGACACCACCAAGGGTGCTATCGACTGCGACAAGCTGGGCATGGTGGTTGCGGGCAATTGTTCGCATCTCTCCGAAATGGCCGGTTTCCGTCTGCCGGTGGAAAGCGTGGCGCTACAGGCGCTGGTGTCTGAGCCGATCAAACCCTGCATGGATGTGGTCGTGATGGCCAATACCGTGCATGGCTACATGTCCCAGTCCGACAAGGGCGAGATGGTCATCGGCGGCGGCACCGACGGGTTCAACAACTACACCCAGCGCGGGTCCTTCCATCATATCGAGGAAACCGTGCGCGCCCTCAATGAGACCTTCCCAATGGTCAGCCGTCTGAAGATGCTGCGCCAGTGGGGCGGGATCGTGGATGTGACCGGCGACCGGTCGCCGCTGATCTCCAAAACGCCGGTTGGCAATATCTTTGTCAACGCAGGCTGGGGCACCGGTGGCTTCAAGGCGATCCCGGGCTCCGGCTGGGCGATGGCGGAACTGATGGCCACAGGTCATTCGCCGCTGGCCGAAGAGTTTTCGATGATGCGCTTCAAGGAAGGCAGATTCATCGACGAGAGCGTCGCAGCGGGTGTGGCTCACTGA
- a CDS encoding DUF1328 domain-containing protein: MLGWALTFLVVALIAGLLGFGGIAGASAGIAKILFIIFLVLFVVAMVMRAMKGKPPV; this comes from the coding sequence ATGCTTGGTTGGGCACTTACATTTCTGGTTGTGGCACTGATCGCGGGTCTGCTTGGTTTCGGTGGCATCGCCGGAGCGTCTGCCGGTATCGCAAAAATTCTTTTCATCATTTTCCTCGTTCTCTTCGTCGTGGCAATGGTCATGCGCGCGATGAAGGGCAAACCGCCAGTGTAA
- a CDS encoding sulfite exporter TauE/SafE family protein, giving the protein MSALTTSLVTTAALLPAPAVLAQMAGLLIVTGAVAGVLAGLLGVGGGIVLVPAFFYVFQTLGYGGDQLMQMCLATSLATIIVTSLRSVMSHNKKGAVDWGILRGWGPGIAIGAIIGVTVASSLRSTTLQALFGVLALVIGLYMAFGRADWRLGQEMPKGARRMILSPMVGFLSVLMGIGGGSFGVPLMSLHATPIHRAVATAAGFGVIIAVPSVIGFLFLPVEAAARPPLTVGAVNLVAFVVVIAMTLITAPWGVKLAHAMDPKPLKRVFAVFLILVALNMLRKSLGF; this is encoded by the coding sequence ATGTCAGCCCTGACCACCAGTCTTGTGACCACTGCTGCCCTGCTGCCCGCGCCTGCGGTGCTGGCCCAGATGGCCGGCCTGCTGATCGTGACAGGGGCTGTGGCCGGTGTTCTGGCGGGTCTGCTGGGGGTTGGTGGCGGCATCGTACTGGTGCCTGCGTTTTTCTATGTCTTCCAGACGCTTGGCTATGGCGGTGATCAGCTGATGCAGATGTGTCTGGCGACCTCGCTTGCGACGATCATCGTGACCTCCCTGCGCTCAGTGATGAGCCACAATAAGAAGGGTGCGGTGGATTGGGGGATCCTGCGCGGCTGGGGACCGGGGATCGCCATTGGTGCCATCATTGGCGTCACGGTGGCGTCTTCGCTGCGCTCCACCACGTTGCAGGCGCTGTTTGGCGTGCTGGCGTTGGTGATCGGGCTTTACATGGCTTTTGGGCGCGCGGACTGGCGGCTGGGGCAGGAGATGCCAAAGGGCGCCCGGCGCATGATCCTATCGCCCATGGTGGGGTTTCTGTCGGTGCTGATGGGCATTGGCGGTGGAAGTTTCGGGGTACCACTGATGAGCCTGCATGCAACCCCCATTCACCGGGCGGTGGCCACGGCGGCGGGCTTTGGCGTGATCATCGCGGTGCCTTCTGTGATTGGGTTCCTGTTCCTGCCAGTTGAGGCTGCGGCGCGTCCGCCGCTCACTGTTGGGGCGGTCAATCTGGTTGCTTTTGTGGTGGTGATTGCGATGACGCTGATCACTGCGCCTTGGGGGGTGAAGCTGGCCCATGCGATGGACCCGAAACCGCTAAAACGGGTGTTTGCGGTGTTTCTGATCCTTGTGGCGCTGAACATGCTGCGCAAGTCGCTCGGCTTTTGA
- a CDS encoding response regulator transcription factor has protein sequence MRILLADDHDMVRETISAYLKSEGGAAVTSTIDLPGALSEIEENGPYDLVLLDYNMPGMQGLAGLGTALKANGGKGVAIISGSAPSRTAQEALDAGAVGFIPKTMGAQSLLNAVRFMSAGEIYVPVELMRKEAEAPAHPLADKLSPREIEVLDGLCRGLSNKEIARELELQEVTIKLHVRTLCRKLEAKNRTQAALTAKEAGLF, from the coding sequence ATGCGTATTCTTTTGGCGGACGATCACGACATGGTTCGCGAAACAATATCCGCCTATCTGAAATCAGAAGGTGGTGCCGCCGTGACCTCGACCATCGATCTGCCCGGCGCGCTGAGTGAAATTGAAGAAAACGGGCCTTATGATTTGGTCCTGCTGGATTACAATATGCCTGGCATGCAGGGGCTCGCCGGGTTGGGCACCGCGCTGAAAGCCAATGGTGGCAAGGGGGTTGCGATCATCTCTGGCAGTGCGCCCAGCCGCACGGCGCAGGAGGCATTGGATGCCGGGGCCGTTGGCTTCATCCCGAAAACAATGGGCGCGCAGTCGCTTCTGAATGCCGTGCGGTTCATGAGCGCCGGGGAAATCTACGTCCCGGTTGAGCTGATGCGCAAGGAGGCAGAGGCGCCTGCCCACCCGCTCGCTGACAAGCTGAGCCCGCGCGAAATTGAGGTGCTGGACGGGCTATGTCGCGGTCTGTCGAACAAGGAAATCGCCCGCGAGCTGGAGTTGCAGGAGGTCACAATCAAGCTGCATGTCCGCACGCTCTGTCGCAAGCTTGAGGCCAAGAACCGCACCCAAGCCGCGCTGACAGCCAAGGAGGCTGGCCTTTTTTAA